Proteins from a genomic interval of Pirellulales bacterium:
- a CDS encoding thioredoxin family protein, protein MTTISLAIVLQTAALVTTTNSQTYADARAKTAETGKPLVVLVGADWCPACQTMKNSAMPQVARRGALGKVSYAVVNTDHESGLAKQLMRGGSIPQLVMFRETPTGWKRESLVGAQDPATIESFINRGLEGLKAPDSSVTEASRPSGEERE, encoded by the coding sequence ATGACGACGATCTCTCTGGCCATCGTCCTACAAACGGCCGCCTTAGTGACGACCACCAATTCGCAGACGTACGCTGATGCCCGTGCCAAGACCGCCGAAACCGGCAAGCCGCTGGTGGTGCTCGTGGGTGCCGACTGGTGCCCGGCCTGCCAGACCATGAAGAATTCGGCGATGCCGCAAGTGGCCCGTCGCGGCGCCCTGGGCAAGGTTTCCTATGCCGTGGTGAATACGGATCACGAAAGCGGGCTGGCCAAACAGCTGATGCGCGGCGGCTCGATCCCGCAACTGGTCATGTTCCGCGAGACCCCGACCGGCTGGAAGCGCGAGTCGCTGGTCGGCGCCCAGGACCCGGCCACGATCGAATCGTTCATCAACCGCGGCCTGGAAGGGCTCAAAGCTCCCGACAGCTCGGTCACCGAAGCCAGCCGCCCCTCGGGCGAAGAGCGCGAGTAG
- a CDS encoding tetratricopeptide repeat protein, whose product MQPRFVIAACAALSLAFGPTATLRADQADDQYRLAAVHYQHKRWDLAAAEFRTFLKDHPRDTRSDQAQFYLGEALVQLRDFSSAAQHFAAAQRSTSADLARKALFRTGEAQYLAGRSVDAERELEKFCERFLHDKLAPFAFAYRGEMALAGERIDDAEHHFRQALDGDLTGPLADDCRLGLAEVWQRQRRPDDARQLLTNLVAGGGAKAPEAHFRLALYAYAAADYQAADQEFALCASMAGDASDDHAPAAQQSLGDRARLGRARSLYHLKKYDEAIAALDPLTDHGLLRGEARYWLGLTRKAQGNLDAAAPLLSAAADAATTAERQSAALAELATCYAAAKHFDKARTAYKSFLDAHPGDELRLTTTEILADTALEHQETSWASALYESLSHEESFADPAARGLLGLARAQLAADHANDAATTLVRLTERYPQAPCAAEAELLRGQILEQLDRPDEALATYAAVVKNHEARPEADDALARSAQICVSLKRFADAGKYYQKLLARPAHKPDGDAILYRWACAELRAEKQDAGHDLLARLRSEYPDSEFFAEATCRLAQEEIQKRQYDRADELLESLDDKSLTADVQARWLFLRGQSAAAQEKWPAVAAPLEKLIASDRNSPLRAAAEYWIAEAAYHQEQFEDAARRFAALDERLSGDAADQAAPWRAMIPLRRAQIYAHAGQWTEALDMAEALTRQFPDFPQQYEADYIVGRAHAARAEFDEARQAYRRVLTSPTGRKSETGAMAQWMIGETYMHQRDYRAALAEYLKVEILHAFPHWQAAALLQAGKCQEQLKRPGEAAATYQRLLREFPDTNFDQEAALRLAKLRR is encoded by the coding sequence ATGCAACCGCGCTTCGTCATAGCGGCCTGTGCCGCGCTGTCGCTAGCCTTCGGGCCGACGGCGACGCTCCGCGCGGACCAGGCGGATGACCAATATCGGCTGGCGGCCGTACACTACCAGCACAAGCGCTGGGACCTGGCCGCGGCCGAGTTTCGCACCTTCCTCAAGGATCACCCGCGCGACACGCGCAGCGACCAGGCACAGTTCTACCTGGGCGAAGCGCTCGTACAACTCCGTGATTTTTCGTCCGCGGCGCAGCACTTTGCCGCCGCGCAGCGCTCGACCAGCGCTGACCTGGCCCGCAAGGCCTTGTTTCGTACTGGCGAAGCCCAGTACCTGGCGGGCCGATCCGTCGATGCCGAGCGCGAGCTGGAAAAGTTTTGCGAGCGCTTTCTGCACGACAAGCTCGCTCCATTCGCTTTTGCCTACCGTGGCGAGATGGCGCTGGCGGGCGAGCGCATCGACGACGCCGAACATCATTTCCGCCAGGCTCTCGACGGCGATCTGACCGGACCATTGGCCGACGATTGCCGGCTGGGTCTGGCCGAAGTGTGGCAGCGGCAGCGTCGCCCCGATGACGCGCGGCAATTGCTCACGAATCTTGTCGCGGGCGGCGGGGCGAAAGCGCCCGAAGCGCATTTCCGCTTGGCGCTCTACGCGTATGCGGCTGCCGATTATCAGGCGGCCGATCAAGAGTTCGCCTTGTGCGCGTCGATGGCAGGCGACGCAAGCGACGATCATGCGCCGGCCGCACAGCAGTCGTTAGGAGATCGTGCCCGGCTAGGACGCGCTCGCTCCCTGTATCACTTGAAGAAGTACGACGAGGCGATCGCCGCGCTCGATCCCCTGACCGATCATGGCCTGTTGCGCGGTGAAGCGCGCTACTGGCTCGGGCTCACGCGCAAGGCGCAGGGTAATCTCGACGCGGCCGCACCGTTGCTAAGCGCTGCAGCCGATGCCGCGACCACTGCCGAGCGGCAATCGGCCGCCTTGGCCGAACTGGCGACCTGTTACGCCGCGGCAAAACATTTCGATAAGGCGCGAACCGCCTACAAATCATTCCTCGACGCGCACCCAGGCGACGAACTCCGTCTCACGACAACCGAGATCCTGGCTGACACAGCCCTGGAGCATCAGGAAACATCCTGGGCCAGCGCGTTGTACGAGTCGCTCTCCCACGAAGAGTCCTTCGCCGATCCTGCCGCCCGCGGCTTGCTTGGGCTGGCCCGAGCCCAGCTTGCTGCTGACCACGCGAACGACGCCGCAACGACGCTGGTGCGGCTCACCGAACGATATCCACAGGCACCGTGCGCAGCCGAAGCCGAATTATTGCGAGGCCAGATCCTCGAACAGCTCGATCGCCCGGACGAAGCGCTCGCAACGTATGCCGCCGTGGTAAAGAACCACGAAGCGCGGCCGGAAGCCGACGACGCTCTGGCGCGATCTGCCCAAATTTGCGTGTCGTTAAAGCGATTCGCCGACGCCGGCAAGTATTATCAAAAACTACTCGCACGGCCGGCCCACAAGCCCGATGGCGATGCGATCCTTTATCGCTGGGCATGCGCGGAATTGCGTGCCGAAAAGCAGGATGCCGGCCATGACCTGTTGGCCCGGTTGCGAAGCGAGTATCCCGACAGCGAATTCTTTGCCGAAGCCACGTGTCGGCTGGCGCAGGAGGAAATTCAAAAGCGACAGTATGATCGCGCCGACGAGCTTTTGGAGTCCCTCGACGACAAGTCGCTAACGGCCGACGTGCAAGCGCGCTGGTTGTTCCTGCGCGGACAATCGGCGGCGGCCCAGGAGAAATGGCCGGCCGTGGCGGCGCCCTTGGAAAAACTCATCGCCAGCGATCGCAACTCGCCGTTGCGCGCCGCCGCCGAATATTGGATCGCCGAAGCGGCCTACCATCAGGAACAATTCGAGGACGCCGCGCGACGTTTCGCCGCCCTTGACGAAAGGCTTTCCGGCGACGCCGCGGACCAGGCCGCCCCGTGGCGGGCCATGATTCCGCTGCGCCGCGCACAGATCTACGCCCACGCCGGACAATGGACCGAAGCTTTGGACATGGCCGAGGCTCTGACGCGGCAGTTTCCCGACTTTCCGCAACAGTACGAGGCGGATTACATCGTCGGCCGGGCCCACGCGGCGCGGGCCGAATTCGACGAGGCCCGGCAGGCTTATCGTCGCGTTCTGACGTCGCCGACCGGTCGCAAATCCGAAACCGGGGCGATGGCCCAGTGGATGATCGGCGAAACTTACATGCACCAGCGCGACTATCGGGCCGCTCTGGCGGAATACCTGAAAGTCGAGATTCTGCACGCCTTTCCCCACTGGCAAGCGGCCGCCTTGCTGCAAGCGGGCAAGTGCCAGGAACAACTCAAACGGCCAGGCGAAGCCGCCGCCACCTATCAGCGGCTGCTGCGCGAATTTCCCGACACCAACTTCGACCAGGAGGCCGCCCTGCGGCTCGCCAAACTCCGACGATGA
- a CDS encoding redoxin family protein has protein sequence MSIPRSLRRTSGVASLLLASWTGQAAHAAPTVADALKLTPVQKEIEFTTPAKDTIEQCTIKPEKFDNHTGWVIRDKAGQILRRFVDTNADNVVDQWCYYQDGIEVYRDIDADFNGKPDQCRWFNMAGTRWGLDTNEDGKVDRWKEISAEEASDELVRALGAKDPARFTRLLLTTDELKALGLGEARSEELKTKITSAPEQFHKLLAGQKTVGTDARWLQFGGARPGIMPAGTDGSTKDVMIYDNAVVVAESNGKHLQLQLGTLVKAGDTWRLIGLPQIEGEGEATAPPGMLGPSRPSARAEEDAEKDAGGPPQRLLAELERLDKLSDDAADPKEQGNIAAQKAVVMQEIAGMVGAPEDRAQWIRQAADFMSATVQSGIWPEGVDRLAELHGKLAKDPAGEELAAYVEFRHITAEYGAALAKGEEFGKVQANWLARLEKFVKDHPKCADTAEAMLQLAMAQEFAGQDEEAKKWYGEIRTNFPDSGTARKATGAIARLDCVGKPIGLKGTNVNGKPAPVNLAQFKDKVVLIQYWATWCEPAVVDLAQLKEVQSKYAKDGLQIIGVSLDNKPEDLAEFLKEHKLPWPQIFEPGGLDSKLANELGILTLPTMILVGKDGKVVNRNVHITELEREVGNILHPSTARKK, from the coding sequence ATGTCCATCCCTCGATCTCTTCGCCGTACCAGCGGCGTAGCGAGCTTGCTCTTGGCTTCATGGACCGGTCAGGCCGCGCACGCCGCGCCGACCGTCGCCGATGCCTTGAAGCTGACGCCGGTTCAGAAGGAAATCGAATTCACCACGCCCGCCAAAGACACCATCGAACAGTGTACGATCAAGCCCGAGAAGTTCGACAACCACACGGGCTGGGTGATCCGCGACAAGGCCGGCCAGATCCTGCGCCGCTTTGTCGACACGAACGCCGACAACGTCGTGGATCAATGGTGCTACTACCAGGACGGCATCGAGGTCTATCGCGACATCGACGCCGACTTCAACGGCAAGCCTGACCAGTGCCGCTGGTTCAACATGGCCGGTACGCGCTGGGGCCTGGACACGAACGAAGACGGCAAGGTCGATCGGTGGAAGGAAATCTCGGCCGAAGAAGCCAGCGACGAGCTCGTCCGCGCGCTCGGCGCCAAAGACCCGGCCCGCTTTACCCGCCTGCTGCTCACGACCGACGAGCTGAAGGCGCTCGGGCTGGGCGAGGCGCGCAGCGAAGAACTGAAAACAAAAATCACCTCCGCGCCCGAGCAATTCCATAAGTTGCTCGCTGGGCAGAAGACCGTCGGCACCGATGCTCGCTGGCTGCAATTCGGCGGCGCTCGTCCTGGCATCATGCCGGCCGGCACCGATGGCTCGACCAAGGACGTGATGATTTACGACAACGCCGTGGTTGTCGCCGAGTCGAATGGCAAGCACTTGCAACTGCAGCTCGGCACGCTCGTGAAGGCGGGCGACACGTGGCGTTTGATCGGCTTGCCACAGATCGAGGGCGAGGGCGAAGCCACCGCGCCCCCCGGCATGCTCGGCCCGTCGCGCCCGAGCGCTCGTGCCGAAGAAGACGCGGAAAAAGATGCCGGGGGCCCGCCGCAGAGGTTGCTCGCCGAGTTGGAACGTCTCGATAAGCTTTCCGACGACGCTGCGGATCCCAAAGAGCAGGGGAACATTGCCGCTCAAAAGGCCGTGGTCATGCAAGAGATTGCCGGCATGGTCGGCGCTCCAGAAGATCGTGCCCAATGGATTCGCCAGGCAGCCGACTTCATGAGTGCCACGGTGCAGTCCGGCATTTGGCCCGAGGGTGTCGATCGCCTCGCGGAATTGCACGGCAAGCTGGCCAAGGATCCGGCCGGCGAAGAGCTAGCGGCTTATGTCGAATTCCGTCACATCACTGCGGAATACGGTGCGGCGCTGGCGAAAGGCGAAGAGTTCGGCAAGGTGCAAGCCAACTGGCTCGCCAGACTGGAAAAGTTCGTCAAAGATCATCCCAAGTGTGCCGACACGGCCGAAGCCATGCTGCAATTGGCCATGGCTCAGGAGTTCGCCGGCCAGGACGAAGAAGCCAAGAAGTGGTACGGCGAAATTCGCACCAACTTCCCCGATTCCGGCACGGCCCGCAAAGCCACCGGCGCCATCGCCCGCCTGGATTGCGTGGGCAAGCCGATCGGCCTGAAGGGAACGAACGTCAACGGCAAACCGGCCCCGGTGAACCTGGCCCAGTTCAAGGACAAGGTGGTGCTCATCCAGTACTGGGCCACCTGGTGTGAGCCGGCCGTGGTCGATCTCGCCCAGCTCAAGGAAGTGCAAAGCAAGTACGCTAAGGATGGTCTGCAGATCATCGGCGTCAGCCTGGATAACAAACCCGAGGACCTGGCCGAATTCCTGAAGGAGCACAAGCTCCCTTGGCCGCAGATCTTCGAGCCGGGCGGACTCGATAGCAAGCTGGCCAACGAACTGGGCATCCTCACCCTGCCGACGATGATCCTGGTGGGCAAAGACGGTAAGGTGGTGAATCGCAACGTCCACATCACGGAGCTGGAGCGCGAGGTGGGCAACATCTTGCACCCGTCGACGGCTCGCAAAAAATAG
- a CDS encoding BON domain-containing protein: MRRFFFALATCAAATVWPSIASADNKEFSQAVAATLRDSGRLSDYKIGVTTKDDVVYLNGQVSSQQQAQVAVQMASSMPGVSKVVNHLEIKSSKKSAGGMQQSKLEAGAAQMAADAQGAVEEGMTTMRKTIFPDPSIPAKSANKGLLSKGKKPAVAAARRPSQQAYAVQQVSQNVPESFTPSDGAQMMQAPMMQGPGMQGSMMQGPMMQGPMQGQMMQGPMQGQMMQGQMMQGQMMQNPAMRVAMAPLGVAGAAAGAAMGQCPPGAGGMGGGPGGGGYGGPAPMGVPAVSGGVAPARYDQPYMPNYAWPSYASYPNYAAVAYPRQYSPTAWPYIGPFYPYPQVPLGWRKVMLEWDDGWWMLNFKQ; the protein is encoded by the coding sequence ATGCGACGTTTTTTCTTCGCGCTGGCGACGTGCGCCGCGGCCACTGTCTGGCCGAGCATCGCGTCGGCCGACAATAAGGAATTTTCACAGGCGGTCGCCGCTACCTTGCGCGACAGCGGACGCTTGTCCGACTACAAGATCGGCGTCACCACCAAGGACGACGTCGTCTACCTCAATGGCCAGGTGTCCAGCCAGCAGCAGGCCCAGGTCGCCGTGCAAATGGCTTCGTCCATGCCGGGCGTGAGCAAAGTCGTGAACCATCTCGAGATCAAGTCGAGCAAGAAATCCGCCGGCGGCATGCAGCAATCGAAGCTCGAGGCCGGTGCCGCCCAGATGGCGGCCGACGCGCAAGGCGCCGTCGAAGAGGGCATGACCACGATGCGCAAAACGATCTTCCCCGATCCTTCGATCCCGGCGAAGAGCGCCAACAAGGGCCTCTTGAGCAAGGGAAAGAAGCCGGCGGTTGCGGCCGCTCGGCGCCCCTCGCAGCAGGCCTATGCCGTGCAGCAGGTCTCGCAGAACGTGCCGGAATCGTTCACGCCGAGCGATGGCGCGCAAATGATGCAGGCCCCCATGATGCAAGGGCCAGGCATGCAAGGTTCGATGATGCAGGGCCCCATGATGCAAGGACCTATGCAAGGTCAGATGATGCAAGGACCCATGCAGGGCCAAATGATGCAGGGCCAAATGATGCAGGGCCAGATGATGCAGAATCCCGCGATGCGCGTGGCCATGGCCCCCTTGGGCGTGGCGGGCGCCGCGGCCGGCGCCGCGATGGGGCAATGCCCTCCGGGCGCAGGCGGCATGGGTGGCGGCCCTGGCGGCGGCGGCTATGGTGGCCCGGCCCCCATGGGTGTGCCGGCCGTCAGCGGCGGCGTCGCTCCGGCGCGCTACGACCAGCCGTATATGCCGAACTACGCGTGGCCGAGCTACGCTTCGTATCCGAACTACGCCGCCGTGGCCTATCCGCGACAATACTCGCCCACGGCCTGGCCCTACATCGGTCCGTTCTATCCGTATCCCCAAGTGCCGCTCGGCTGGCGCAAGGTGATGCTGGAATGGGACGATGGTTGGTGGATGCTGAACTTCAAGCAGTAA
- a CDS encoding phosphoglycerate dehydrogenase has translation MPRILVTPYLLHGVRGKYSDILEQAGFEVTFPTVAEPDLKGAALIKDLEGVSGVLAGSEPYTPEVLKASKVRAIARAGVGYDAINLAAANELKVAVTIAPGTNEHSVAEQTIALLFGVFRDVARRDREVRSGVWGRRPLWRLAGRTMGLVGLGRIGRAVVPRAMGLGLRVIAFDPVADRDFAARQGVELCSFEELLARSDIVSLHLPATAETRDLINRRTLGLMRRGAVLINTSRGGLIDEDALVEALQNGQLAGAGLDVFKVEPLPTSSPLVKLDNVVLAPHMGGLDEESAEAMACLAAQCLANLSRGQWPDGCVVNEQQIRSGWKW, from the coding sequence ATGCCACGTATCCTGGTGACTCCCTACTTGCTGCACGGTGTTCGCGGCAAGTACAGCGACATTCTCGAACAAGCCGGATTCGAAGTCACGTTCCCGACCGTCGCCGAGCCCGACCTCAAGGGGGCCGCGCTCATCAAGGATCTCGAAGGCGTCTCCGGCGTGCTGGCCGGCTCCGAACCGTACACGCCCGAAGTGCTGAAAGCCTCCAAGGTTCGCGCGATCGCCCGGGCAGGCGTCGGTTACGATGCCATCAATTTGGCCGCCGCCAACGAGTTGAAAGTTGCCGTCACGATCGCGCCGGGCACCAACGAACATTCGGTGGCCGAGCAGACGATCGCGCTTTTGTTCGGTGTCTTTCGCGACGTCGCCCGGCGCGACCGCGAAGTGCGCAGCGGCGTCTGGGGGCGCCGCCCGCTGTGGCGCTTGGCCGGACGCACCATGGGGCTGGTGGGCCTGGGGCGCATCGGCCGCGCCGTCGTGCCGCGCGCCATGGGGCTGGGCCTGCGCGTTATCGCGTTCGATCCCGTGGCCGATCGCGACTTCGCCGCCCGGCAGGGCGTCGAGCTGTGTTCCTTCGAAGAATTGCTGGCCCGCTCGGACATTGTCAGTCTGCACCTGCCGGCCACGGCCGAAACGCGCGACTTGATCAATCGCCGCACGCTCGGCTTGATGCGCCGCGGCGCGGTGCTGATCAATACTTCGCGCGGCGGCTTGATCGACGAGGATGCGCTGGTCGAAGCGCTCCAGAACGGCCAACTGGCCGGCGCGGGGCTTGATGTCTTCAAGGTCGAGCCCCTACCGACGTCGAGTCCGCTGGTGAAGCTCGACAACGTCGTGCTGGCGCCGCACATGGGTGGGCTGGACGAAGAGTCGGCCGAGGCCATGGCCTGCCTGGCTGCCCAATGTCTGGCGAATCTCTCACGCGGCCAATGGCCCGACGGCTGCGTCGTCAACGAGCAGCAAATCCGCAGCGGCTGGAAGTGGTAG